A window of Sphingobacterium sp. SRCM116780 contains these coding sequences:
- the trxA gene encoding thioredoxin, with protein MATFDEIIKSNEVVLVDFFATWCGPCQTMAPILQDVKEFYEEALSIIKIDVDKNPKIASVYKVSGVPTFVLFKNGIQVWRQSGMVTKADLHKLIDANK; from the coding sequence ATGGCTACATTCGATGAAATTATTAAATCAAATGAAGTAGTATTGGTAGATTTTTTTGCCACTTGGTGTGGCCCATGTCAGACTATGGCTCCAATTTTACAAGATGTAAAAGAGTTTTATGAAGAAGCGTTGTCAATTATCAAAATTGACGTGGACAAAAATCCTAAAATAGCTTCAGTTTATAAAGTCAGTGGTGTACCTACTTTTGTGCTATTTAAAAATGGTATTCAAGTTTGGAGACAGAGTGGGATGGTAACAAAAGCTGATCTGCATAAACTTATTGATGCAAACAAATAA
- the prmA gene encoding 50S ribosomal protein L11 methyltransferase — MKYSKVIFTRIAGEEWQQDLFIAELADIGFDTFEDIESGFAAFVPTANLDIQALETKLLQQEDGFEVNYEVVDIEDQNWNKLWESNFNPILVGDQCYVRATFHPARPEIQYEIVIDPKMSFGTGHHQTTTMMIQYILENEFQDKEVLDMGCGTGILAILAAQKNAKHILAVDFDDVCIASVEENKILNNLTNIESKLGSFETIVGREFDTILANINRNILIEHFPQYSKSLRLKGELYISGFLVGQDIKILTARARALGFEPISNKVLDNWCSAKFVKVK, encoded by the coding sequence ATGAAGTATAGCAAGGTAATATTTACAAGAATAGCAGGGGAGGAGTGGCAACAGGATTTGTTTATTGCTGAGCTAGCTGATATAGGTTTTGATACTTTTGAAGACATTGAATCAGGATTTGCAGCTTTTGTTCCTACTGCAAATCTTGATATTCAAGCTTTAGAAACTAAGCTGCTTCAACAAGAAGATGGTTTTGAGGTTAATTATGAAGTCGTAGATATAGAGGACCAGAATTGGAATAAATTATGGGAAAGTAATTTTAACCCTATTCTAGTTGGTGATCAATGCTATGTAAGAGCAACATTTCATCCCGCTAGACCAGAAATTCAATATGAGATTGTCATCGATCCAAAAATGTCATTTGGAACAGGACATCATCAAACGACAACTATGATGATTCAATATATTCTTGAGAATGAATTTCAAGATAAAGAAGTATTGGATATGGGCTGTGGAACAGGTATCCTAGCTATTTTAGCCGCTCAAAAAAATGCTAAACATATACTTGCTGTTGATTTTGACGATGTTTGTATCGCTAGTGTGGAGGAAAATAAAATTTTGAATAACCTCACAAATATCGAATCAAAATTAGGCTCTTTTGAAACAATTGTTGGTCGTGAATTCGATACTATTTTAGCCAACATTAATCGTAATATTTTGATCGAACATTTTCCACAATATAGTAAATCTCTTCGACTCAAAGGAGAGTTATATATCAGTGGTTTTTTAGTAGGCCAGGATATTAAAATTTTGACAGCGCGTGCGAGAGCGCTGGGTTTTGAGCCTATTTCTAATAAGGTATTAGATAATTGGTGCTCTGCTAAGTTTGTGAAAGTAAAATAA
- a CDS encoding type B 50S ribosomal protein L31: MKKDLHPSNYRLVVFKDMSNDYSFITKSCVDTKETITWEDGNEYPVVKLEISHTSHPFYTGKMKLVDTAGRIDKFRSRYNKK; encoded by the coding sequence ATGAAAAAAGATTTGCATCCTTCAAATTACAGATTAGTTGTGTTTAAAGATATGTCAAATGACTATTCTTTCATCACAAAATCATGTGTTGATACAAAAGAGACAATCACTTGGGAAGATGGTAATGAATATCCAGTTGTGAAATTAGAGATTTCTCATACTTCACACCCTTTCTATACTGGAAAAATGAAATTGGTTGATACAGCTGGTCGTATCGATAAATTCCGTAGCCGTTATAACAAAAAATAA
- a CDS encoding hemolysin family protein, with product MLTEILIILALIILNGILSASEIAIVSSRKARLQAESDKKNPAAKIALALKESPNNFLSTVQIGITLIGILTGFFSGGSIAVYLRQIFEKISFLASYSEQLSVLIVVFIITFFSLVLGELVPKRIGMAIPEKYAMIIAYPMNLLSKVVRPFVWLLSVSTDFIVKLFNIKTTQNSVTEEEIKALVDEGVDSGAIEGIEHDIVDRLLNLGDKKAINLMTHRSNIAFLDLEDSFEEHRQVIMNTEHTMYPVCEGSLDNVKGVVHVKALLSQYLKEKPIDLYQLIEPIKFVNEYSSAYSILKTLRSSHIHQAIVIDEYGSPQGVITLRDILSDLVGNLSEDQSSDKPHIRYREDGSYIADGQYQLDEFLEKFEIGLSETDEEEINNITTLGGLVFLLLDHVPIEGEKVNYKNLEFEVLDMDGNRIDKILFRKKGDG from the coding sequence ATGCTCACGGAAATCCTCATTATATTAGCGCTTATCATCCTCAATGGAATATTATCTGCGTCAGAAATAGCAATTGTATCCAGTAGAAAAGCTCGACTACAAGCTGAATCTGATAAAAAGAATCCCGCAGCAAAGATAGCCTTAGCCTTAAAAGAGTCTCCAAACAATTTTCTATCAACAGTTCAAATTGGAATTACATTAATTGGTATTTTAACTGGTTTCTTTAGCGGTGGTAGTATTGCTGTTTACTTAAGACAAATATTTGAAAAAATCTCTTTTTTAGCTTCCTATAGTGAGCAGTTATCTGTATTGATTGTTGTATTTATTATCACTTTCTTTTCCCTTGTTTTGGGGGAGTTAGTACCGAAACGAATAGGAATGGCAATTCCTGAAAAATATGCAATGATCATTGCTTATCCGATGAATCTTTTGAGTAAAGTAGTCCGTCCATTTGTCTGGTTATTGAGTGTCTCTACAGACTTTATCGTCAAACTTTTCAATATAAAAACGACTCAAAATTCAGTAACAGAAGAAGAAATAAAAGCTTTGGTCGATGAAGGTGTTGATAGTGGAGCTATTGAAGGAATAGAGCACGATATCGTAGATCGGTTGCTGAATCTTGGCGATAAAAAAGCAATTAATTTAATGACTCATAGAAGCAATATTGCTTTTTTAGACTTGGAAGATAGCTTTGAAGAACACCGCCAGGTTATCATGAATACAGAACATACCATGTATCCAGTATGTGAAGGTAGCTTAGACAATGTAAAGGGTGTAGTACATGTAAAAGCATTATTATCGCAATATCTGAAAGAAAAACCAATAGATTTATATCAATTAATAGAACCCATCAAGTTCGTTAATGAATATAGTTCTGCTTATAGCATTTTGAAAACACTTCGGAGTTCTCATATCCATCAAGCGATCGTAATTGATGAATATGGCTCCCCACAGGGAGTTATTACATTGCGAGATATTTTATCAGATTTAGTTGGTAACTTATCTGAAGATCAATCATCGGACAAGCCTCATATCCGATATCGGGAAGATGGTTCTTATATTGCCGATGGTCAATACCAGTTGGATGAATTTCTAGAAAAATTTGAAATTGGTCTTTCCGAAACAGATGAAGAAGAAATTAACAATATAACAACATTGGGGGGACTTGTATTTTTATTACTTGACCATGTACCTATTGAAGGAGAAAAAGTCAACTATAAAAATCTAGAATTTGAAGTATTAGATATGGATGGTAATCGAATTGATAAAATTCTATTTAGAAAAAAAGGAGATGGATAG
- a CDS encoding Gfo/Idh/MocA family protein: MDRRNFIKSTALTTAGLGILSSTDLFAKDGKVRLAFIGVGLRGRNHVAIALNREDVEIVAICDIQEESLSQCRKQFDKKGAKQPKEYTGSIDAYKKMLSKEKLDAVIIATPWEFHKDQAIDSMKAGLYVGCEVIAGLTLQDHWDVVKASEQTGKPYMTLENVAYRRDVLAVLNMHRQGLFGELLHLEGGYQHDLREVLFNDGVSYYGKGVEFGPKAISEAQWRTKYNVEQDGDLYPTHGLGPILPFVDINAGNRFTHLTSYSSKARGLAAYVENKSPGHPNAKLNYKNGDITQTMIQCQNGETIMLTHDTHLPRPYSIGFRVQGTKGIWMDVAQGIHIEGTSKPHTWDPAKEWVDKYDHPIWKKYEALATGSGHGGMDWFVFNSFIQAAKQGKQTPFDVYDSVTMSAVFPLSAESIKQGNQTVEFPDFTSGKWKTKKNTFMLDDNGL, encoded by the coding sequence ATGGACAGAAGAAATTTCATAAAATCTACAGCACTTACGACAGCTGGACTAGGCATCCTTTCTAGTACAGATTTATTTGCAAAAGATGGTAAAGTAAGATTAGCATTTATAGGTGTCGGACTTAGAGGCCGTAATCATGTTGCAATAGCTTTAAACCGTGAGGATGTAGAAATTGTTGCAATTTGCGATATACAAGAGGAGTCTTTATCCCAATGTCGTAAGCAATTTGATAAAAAAGGAGCAAAACAACCGAAAGAATATACCGGAAGTATCGATGCTTATAAAAAGATGTTAAGTAAAGAAAAACTAGATGCAGTTATCATTGCTACTCCTTGGGAATTTCACAAAGATCAAGCAATTGATTCGATGAAAGCTGGTCTATACGTAGGCTGTGAAGTGATCGCAGGCTTAACATTACAGGATCATTGGGACGTTGTAAAAGCATCAGAGCAAACTGGCAAACCTTACATGACCTTAGAGAATGTTGCGTATCGTCGTGATGTATTAGCGGTATTAAATATGCATCGTCAAGGCTTATTTGGAGAATTATTACATCTAGAGGGCGGCTATCAACACGATTTGCGTGAAGTTCTTTTCAATGATGGGGTAAGTTATTATGGTAAAGGTGTGGAATTTGGCCCTAAAGCTATTTCTGAAGCACAATGGCGTACAAAATATAATGTTGAACAAGATGGGGATTTATATCCAACACATGGATTAGGTCCTATCCTTCCCTTTGTTGATATCAATGCAGGAAATCGTTTTACACACTTAACGTCATATTCAAGTAAGGCAAGAGGTCTGGCTGCTTATGTAGAAAACAAATCTCCAGGTCATCCAAATGCAAAATTGAATTATAAAAATGGTGATATCACGCAAACAATGATTCAATGTCAAAATGGAGAAACGATTATGTTGACACATGATACCCATTTACCAAGGCCTTATTCCATTGGATTCCGTGTACAAGGTACTAAAGGAATTTGGATGGATGTCGCTCAAGGAATTCATATTGAAGGAACATCAAAACCTCACACTTGGGATCCTGCAAAAGAATGGGTAGATAAATATGATCATCCAATATGGAAAAAATACGAAGCTTTAGCTACAGGATCAGGACATGGTGGAATGGATTGGTTTGTATTTAACTCTTTCATTCAAGCAGCAAAACAAGGTAAACAAACTCCTTTTGATGTATATGATTCCGTTACAATGAGTGCTGTATTTCCATTGTCGGCAGAATCTATTAAACAAGGTAATCAAACGGTAGAATTTCCAGATTTTACTTCAGGAAAATGGAAAACGAAGAAAAACACCTTTATGCTTGATGATAACGGTTTATAA
- a CDS encoding glycoside hydrolase family 25 protein, producing the protein MTKKKVPSRKLDHITAFKNKKWTYIKVAGAFMLLIVLGLAWHYRVGIKYYIHTWGKSLDGVAYKDAKYDIRNVEIMTAHADKIFGIDISQYQDKINWVEVNTINDQFPIDFIFVRATMGERKVDDNFDENWKSIATRANLRGAYHYFRPNENSVKQAKNFIKTVKLKPGDLPPVLDIEEMPKHQPMDSLKVGLKRWLDEVETHYKVKPILYSGDKFFTDFLQKEFSDYVIWIANYNFWVEDLKDHWDFWQFSEKGTVRGIKGNVDLNIFNGDIEELEELTIPFKN; encoded by the coding sequence ATGACAAAAAAGAAAGTTCCGAGTAGGAAATTAGACCATATTACAGCTTTCAAAAATAAGAAGTGGACCTATATAAAAGTAGCCGGAGCTTTTATGTTGTTGATTGTGTTAGGCTTAGCCTGGCACTATCGTGTTGGTATCAAATACTATATCCATACATGGGGTAAATCTCTTGACGGTGTAGCTTATAAAGATGCCAAGTATGATATACGAAATGTGGAGATCATGACTGCACATGCAGATAAAATTTTTGGAATCGATATCTCACAATATCAAGATAAAATTAACTGGGTTGAAGTAAATACGATAAATGATCAATTTCCAATTGATTTTATATTTGTGAGAGCAACGATGGGAGAGCGGAAGGTTGATGACAATTTTGATGAAAATTGGAAATCTATAGCTACTAGAGCTAATTTACGAGGAGCATATCATTATTTTAGACCGAATGAAAATTCAGTTAAACAGGCAAAGAATTTTATTAAAACAGTTAAACTTAAGCCAGGAGATTTACCTCCAGTCTTAGATATTGAGGAAATGCCAAAACACCAACCCATGGATAGTTTGAAAGTGGGATTAAAACGTTGGTTGGATGAAGTAGAGACACATTATAAAGTTAAACCAATTTTATATTCTGGAGATAAATTCTTTACTGATTTTCTGCAAAAAGAATTTAGTGATTATGTGATTTGGATTGCCAATTATAATTTTTGGGTTGAGGATTTAAAAGATCATTGGGACTTCTGGCAATTTTCAGAAAAAGGAACAGTAAGGGGAATTAAAGGAAATGTAGATTTGAATATCTTTAACGGAGATATTGAGGAACTGGAGGAATTGACGATTCCTTTTAAAAATTAG
- a CDS encoding putative sugar nucleotidyl transferase, which yields MIVVLFDQSTESSYSPCFNRLGNLFNSDSLWPFTCVKSTALLRVGILSIFEKWKLLVDAIILYDSYDNPLTIDDQIALFSNNDSLYFVSSNIIPNATFIEALKSLSEGQCLQSGDDLLAVRAELNFSTEGEQVRVPFEGKISRIQFIEDLYLNIGNEIIEDFATLTKERHSASYSTTNTILGDQLFICDAVEMECATLNTLTGPIYIDEGAVVMEGANLRGPLYIGKNAVVKMGTTIYSNVSLGEGTVVGGEIGNSSIGDFSAKGHYGYLGCSVIGDWCNLGAGTTNSNLKNNLSAVKLFDYKQYELRDTGLMKCGLFMGDFSRSGIQSAFNTGTVIGMACMLSETEFYPKFVPSFSWLYGGKQEAYELQKFVSDLEVVFLSKNKKLHQNLIQRIIEINQSTF from the coding sequence GTGATAGTTGTCTTATTTGATCAATCTACGGAATCAAGTTATTCACCGTGTTTTAATAGATTAGGGAATCTATTTAACTCTGATTCCTTATGGCCATTTACGTGTGTCAAGTCTACTGCTTTATTGCGTGTAGGGATTCTTTCTATCTTTGAAAAATGGAAACTGTTAGTAGACGCTATAATTTTATATGATTCCTACGACAATCCGTTAACGATTGATGATCAAATTGCTTTATTTTCCAATAATGATTCCCTATACTTTGTTTCTTCAAATATTATCCCAAATGCCACTTTTATCGAAGCATTGAAATCCTTATCTGAAGGACAATGTTTGCAATCTGGAGATGATTTACTTGCCGTAAGGGCAGAACTTAATTTTTCTACTGAAGGGGAACAAGTACGTGTCCCTTTTGAGGGAAAGATTTCTCGAATACAATTTATAGAAGATTTATATTTAAATATCGGGAATGAAATTATTGAAGATTTTGCCACTTTAACAAAAGAAAGGCATTCCGCCAGTTATTCGACTACCAATACCATATTGGGTGACCAACTGTTTATTTGTGATGCTGTTGAGATGGAGTGTGCCACCTTAAATACGTTGACAGGCCCCATTTATATTGATGAAGGTGCTGTTGTTATGGAGGGAGCTAATTTAAGAGGGCCTTTGTATATAGGAAAAAATGCAGTTGTGAAGATGGGAACAACCATCTACAGCAATGTTTCATTGGGTGAAGGAACTGTTGTAGGAGGTGAGATCGGAAACTCAAGTATAGGTGATTTTAGTGCAAAGGGACATTATGGATATTTAGGCTGTTCGGTGATTGGTGATTGGTGTAACCTGGGGGCAGGTACCACAAATTCTAATCTTAAAAACAATCTTTCTGCTGTCAAATTGTTCGATTATAAACAATATGAACTTCGAGATACAGGTTTGATGAAATGTGGATTATTTATGGGAGATTTTAGTCGATCAGGTATACAATCGGCATTTAATACAGGTACTGTTATTGGAATGGCCTGTATGTTGTCTGAAACAGAATTTTATCCGAAATTTGTTCCCTCCTTTAGCTGGTTATATGGAGGTAAACAGGAAGCTTATGAATTACAAAAATTTGTTTCTGATTTAGAAGTTGTATTTTTGTCAAAAAATAAAAAATTACATCAAAATCTGATTCAAAGAATTATAGAAATTAATCAATCAACATTTTAA
- a CDS encoding rhodanese-like domain-containing protein: protein MKRTIQLLTIGFLLLFVHAGFSTPLDQIVDKPDHITTKDSISISALDLNQFKALQTTDAIILDTRSESDFALGYIPKSIHVGWKGPFKIWIPKVFLDKTQSILVIADLESVSDVSKTLLELGYTHVLGYLNGGIATYQQSNQLDSILEISAASYLALSNQGQIIDVRSQKEFDTEHIDNAMNFPLKDLTNFNLDLPMDIDYYVQCLSGYRSMIALSILKAKNIHNVINIQGGYQSLKKLKEDK from the coding sequence ATGAAAAGAACAATTCAATTATTAACAATTGGCTTTCTCCTGTTGTTTGTTCATGCTGGTTTCAGTACACCTTTGGATCAAATTGTTGATAAGCCTGATCATATTACGACAAAGGATAGTATATCAATTTCAGCCTTGGATTTAAATCAGTTCAAAGCTTTGCAGACTACCGATGCTATTATTTTGGATACACGATCTGAAAGCGATTTTGCATTGGGTTATATTCCTAAATCCATTCATGTGGGGTGGAAAGGGCCATTTAAAATATGGATACCTAAAGTATTTTTGGATAAAACACAATCTATTCTTGTGATTGCAGATCTGGAATCGGTATCAGACGTATCAAAGACACTGTTAGAATTAGGGTATACCCATGTTTTAGGGTATCTTAATGGTGGAATTGCTACTTATCAACAAAGCAATCAATTAGATTCAATTCTTGAAATTTCTGCAGCATCATACTTGGCTTTATCAAATCAAGGTCAAATAATAGATGTAAGGTCTCAAAAAGAGTTTGATACAGAGCATATTGACAATGCAATGAATTTTCCATTGAAAGATTTGACTAATTTTAACCTGGATTTACCAATGGATATAGATTATTATGTTCAATGCCTTTCTGGATATCGCAGTATGATTGCTTTATCCATTCTAAAAGCAAAGAATATTCATAATGTGATTAATATTCAAGGTGGCTATCAATCATTGAAAAAATTAAAGGAGGATAAATAA
- a CDS encoding carbohydrate-binding family 9-like protein — MINSIRISSISLKNDDLRSYQFLNETLSDVSWNGIAIANWDQDYPYAPQAKFRIGYTNSAILIQYQIEEEVIKAQYHIHNDPIWEDSCVEFFISFDNRENYYNFEFNPIGAGLIGYGPKIKTERARLTAQQINQVEVFSCIERSHLGSKWSLIQYIPFETFVHHTITYSFLKENTIFANFYKCGDHLPRPHFLSWNKIDHPTPNFHLPEFFGELLFE, encoded by the coding sequence ATGATAAATTCAATCCGTATATCATCAATCTCCCTTAAAAATGATGATTTAAGAAGTTACCAATTTTTAAACGAAACACTATCTGATGTTTCTTGGAATGGAATTGCTATTGCAAATTGGGACCAAGATTATCCTTATGCACCTCAAGCTAAATTTAGAATAGGCTATACAAATAGCGCTATACTTATTCAGTATCAAATAGAAGAAGAGGTGATTAAAGCACAGTATCATATTCATAATGATCCGATCTGGGAGGATAGTTGCGTTGAATTTTTTATCTCGTTCGATAATAGAGAAAACTATTATAACTTTGAATTTAATCCTATAGGAGCTGGTCTGATTGGTTATGGGCCAAAAATAAAGACAGAACGCGCCAGACTAACAGCACAACAAATTAATCAAGTAGAGGTATTCAGTTGTATTGAGCGGTCTCATTTAGGTTCTAAATGGAGCTTAATACAATACATTCCATTTGAGACATTCGTACATCACACGATCACGTATTCATTTTTAAAAGAAAATACTATTTTTGCGAATTTCTATAAATGTGGAGATCATTTACCAAGACCACATTTTTTATCTTGGAACAAAATAGATCATCCAACTCCTAATTTTCATTTACCAGAATTCTTTGGTGAATTGCTGTTTGAATAA
- the tpiA gene encoding triose-phosphate isomerase, translating into MRKKIVAGNWKMNLDYQEGVSLFSEVVNMAKDEIIGDQQVVVCSPFIHLPSIAQLAKTASHVAVGAQNIHQAESGAYTGEISATQIKSIGVEYVILGHSERRAYFGETNALLSEKVDAALKHGLLPIFCIGETKEERESGKFFDIIKTQLEEAVFHLSKDEFSKVVLAYEPVWAIGTGLTASPAQAQEVHAFIRNTVAAHYDEAVADQTSILYGGSCNPKNAGELFAQGDIDGGLIGGASLKSRDFLDIVKVFNK; encoded by the coding sequence ATGCGTAAAAAAATTGTAGCAGGAAACTGGAAAATGAATTTGGATTATCAAGAAGGAGTGAGTTTATTCTCTGAAGTCGTTAACATGGCTAAGGATGAGATTATAGGCGATCAACAAGTGGTCGTATGTAGCCCATTTATTCATTTACCTAGTATTGCGCAATTGGCAAAAACAGCATCACATGTAGCTGTTGGTGCTCAAAATATTCATCAAGCAGAATCAGGTGCGTATACAGGTGAAATTTCTGCAACCCAAATTAAGTCTATCGGCGTTGAATATGTTATACTAGGACATTCCGAACGTAGAGCTTATTTTGGAGAGACAAATGCGCTATTGAGCGAAAAAGTAGATGCAGCATTAAAGCATGGCTTGTTACCAATTTTTTGTATTGGTGAAACAAAAGAAGAAAGAGAGTCTGGTAAGTTTTTTGATATCATAAAAACCCAATTGGAAGAGGCTGTATTTCATTTATCGAAAGATGAATTTTCAAAGGTAGTGTTGGCATACGAACCTGTTTGGGCAATTGGTACTGGTTTAACAGCATCACCAGCACAAGCACAAGAAGTGCATGCTTTTATTCGCAATACAGTTGCAGCTCATTATGATGAAGCCGTAGCTGATCAAACAAGTATTCTATATGGAGGTAGCTGTAATCCTAAAAATGCTGGAGAATTATTTGCTCAAGGAGATATTGATGGTGGATTAATTGGAGGAGCATCTCTTAAATCAAGAGATTTCTTAGATATTGTAAAAGTTTTTAATAAGTAA
- a CDS encoding phosphotransferase enzyme family protein — protein sequence MSNSNQINGLKAAAAFSLGEDIISVDAFGSGHINDTFRVTTKNANGKSFLLQRINHHIFQNVEGLMQNIKHVTDHLKSKVAHLPILNQESQVLTIIPTKSNDLYFLDEDGNYWRMFVLIEGTKSYDVVETPKQASEGGKAFGKFQMQLADLDATKIVEVLPNFHNIQFRLDNLNRAIAADTQNRVKDVKDVLDFIFDREERMKTILNLAAKGELPLRITHNDTKFNNVLLDQNDQAQCVIDLDTVMPGYVAYDFGDAIRTIINPVEEDEKDLSKIVLNIPLYAAYAEGYLNEAKEFLTDVEVQSLLEGVFLLPYMQGVRFLTDYIEGDHYFKTKYDNHNLVRTKTQLKLVEEMEKQEQELKVAISSVLQD from the coding sequence ATGTCAAACTCGAATCAAATAAATGGTCTGAAAGCTGCTGCTGCGTTTTCTTTAGGTGAAGATATCATTAGTGTAGATGCTTTTGGTTCAGGACATATCAACGATACATTCCGTGTAACAACAAAAAATGCAAACGGTAAATCTTTTTTATTACAGAGGATAAATCATCATATTTTTCAAAATGTTGAAGGACTCATGCAAAATATTAAACATGTTACGGATCATTTGAAATCAAAAGTTGCTCATTTGCCCATCTTGAATCAAGAATCCCAAGTGTTAACGATAATTCCTACAAAATCAAATGATTTATATTTTTTAGACGAAGATGGGAATTATTGGCGCATGTTTGTTCTTATAGAAGGTACGAAAAGTTATGATGTTGTGGAGACACCAAAGCAGGCTTCGGAAGGAGGAAAGGCTTTTGGTAAGTTTCAAATGCAATTAGCAGACTTAGATGCGACAAAAATTGTTGAAGTATTACCTAATTTTCATAATATCCAATTTCGACTGGATAATTTGAATCGGGCAATTGCAGCAGATACCCAAAATCGTGTCAAAGATGTCAAAGATGTTTTGGATTTCATTTTTGATCGAGAAGAGCGAATGAAAACAATTCTCAATCTTGCTGCCAAAGGAGAACTTCCTTTACGTATCACGCATAATGATACTAAGTTTAATAATGTATTATTGGATCAAAACGATCAAGCACAATGTGTAATTGATTTAGATACTGTAATGCCAGGTTATGTAGCATACGATTTTGGTGATGCTATCCGTACCATCATCAATCCTGTAGAAGAAGATGAAAAGGATTTGTCCAAAATTGTTTTGAATATACCATTATATGCAGCATATGCAGAAGGATATTTAAATGAAGCAAAGGAATTCTTAACAGATGTAGAAGTTCAATCCTTATTAGAAGGTGTATTTTTATTACCTTATATGCAAGGAGTACGTTTTTTAACGGATTATATAGAAGGTGATCATTATTTTAAAACAAAATATGATAATCATAATTTAGTGAGAACGAAGACACAATTAAAGCTTGTGGAAGAAATGGAAAAACAGGAACAAGAATTGAAAGTAGCTATAAGCTCAGTTTTACAAGACTAA
- a CDS encoding DUF2853 family protein, with product MSKLDEKIAAYIAEGKKLNLSLEDSLIEAVTKGLGPSIYKADAETVAASDPEEIKRLKTNFLIKKLGLADDAKLDAAIEEVLTQIGKSNRNKYRALVYALLVKKFKKESVYK from the coding sequence ATGAGTAAACTAGATGAAAAAATAGCTGCATATATTGCAGAAGGAAAAAAGTTAAACTTATCATTAGAAGATTCTTTAATTGAGGCCGTAACAAAGGGCTTAGGGCCATCTATCTACAAAGCGGATGCAGAGACAGTTGCAGCATCTGATCCCGAAGAGATTAAAAGACTGAAAACAAACTTTTTAATTAAAAAATTAGGTCTTGCTGATGATGCAAAACTTGATGCAGCAATTGAAGAAGTATTGACTCAAATTGGCAAATCAAATCGTAATAAGTATCGTGCATTAGTATATGCTTTACTTGTTAAAAAATTCAAAAAAGAAAGTGTATATAAGTAA